The Sylvia atricapilla isolate bSylAtr1 chromosome 12, bSylAtr1.pri, whole genome shotgun sequence genome has a segment encoding these proteins:
- the LOC136366346 gene encoding hydrocephalus-inducing protein homolog — protein sequence MGRVARLQRRRRRGLSGLTARSGPGVPGNCSRNFGFCQRVLNSRGLLSPRASLEFPLKLTPSAFREEMSLTTKQRLARAKKLTLPPIVQPQAKHETSHHKSVAADPEQSSFQPCPPEVVFQNYTPGEVCEMPVLLRNRDKVPHLVKVTLESSPYFELVGPKDACRKVPPGLSSTVHVLFTPAENKDYFHKLVCISEREEFIVPIRAIGARAILDFPDELDFFQCPVKYSTHRTLLVRNVGNRQACYQLSTQSPFSVTPATGALDVGDAIQVTVGFHPLKTGDCSVSLVVHYDTGEDTHTSLHGRAVDVQIGLDRNSVTFGKTYITLSNLTTVHIHNLSDITAHFQWKAADTQEEKELKLRQYHRLCQQEKDKLSDFLKECRVDTTLQERFALLMHSLHSERAKVRRDPMLFKDDIFSLEPKEGEIRPNCSAEIMVFFKPQEARVYEQAVYCDISGRENRLPLHITGEGFGPRLRFNFKELDIGEIFVTGTYSYEAILLNRGPIEAPFSLIPPTTAMGSCFTFLPQEGTVAPGRPEAIRISFCATILGDFEEQFQFSVAGSPTPAILTIKGSVKAPTFHFDVPALHFGDVPFGECALGSPQRVKGFPRTLKCCLFNTSLVSVAVTLRIPGDGSGEPSVCSADQKLKLSSQAWRKEADGLMKPREFTISPCRGTLRGLGSQDIQVTLCSNTVRNYNLQLVLDVDGVGKEVLALTLTARCKVPPLRVLSPVVTFQHCCLQVPYEERLTLVNDSNFPGCYCVLPQEHKEEAAAWYSSSVPAGIIEAHSSVEIPITLKAQLVGECNVTAELAVFGREGSPLAGMLFTPP from the exons CTGACTCCCTCTGCCTTCCGGGAGGAGATGTCTCTCACCACCAAGCAGAGGCTGGCCAGAGCTAAGAAGTTGACTCTGCCTCCAATTGTGCAGCCTCAAGCCAAGCATGAGACCTCCCATCACAAG TCCGTGGCAGCtgacccagagcagagctcattTCAGCCTTGCCCACCAGAGGTGGTGTttcagaactacacccctggTGAGGTCTGTGAAATGCCAGTGCTTCTGAGGAACAGGGACAAG GTTCCTCACCTGGTGAAGGTCACCTTGGAGAGCTCCCCTTATTTCGAGCTGGTGGGCCCCAAAGACGCATGCCGCAAGGTGCCACCGGGCCTCTCCAGCACTGTGCACGTCCTCTTCACCCCTGCAGAGAACAAG gattATTTCCACAAGCTCGTCTGCATCAGTGAAAGGGAAGAGTTCATTGTGCCAATTCGGGCCATTGGTGCCCGAGCCATCCTGGACTTCCCTGACGAGCTGGACTTCTTCCAGTGTCCGGTCAAGTACAGCACCCACAGGACTCTGCTGGTTCGCAACGTCGGTAACCGCCAAGCCTGTTACCAGCTGAGCACCCAGAG CCCTTTCTCTGTCACTCCGGCCACGGGAGCTCTGGACGTCGGTGACGCCATACAGGTGACAGTGGGATTTCACCCCCTGAAGACGGGTGACTGTTCTGTGTCCCTTGTCGTGCACTATGACACAG GTGAAGACACCCACACAAGCCTTCATGGAAGAGCTGTGGATGTCCAGATTGGGCTGGACAGGAATAGTGTGACATTTGGGAAGACCTACATCACTCTATCAAACCTCACAACTGTGCACATCCACAACCTGAGTGATATCACAGCCCACTTCCAGTGGAAGGCTGCTGATACTCAGGAAGAGAAGGAGCTGAAGCTGAG gcagtATCACAGGCTgtgtcagcaggaaaaggacaagTTGTCTGATTTTCTGAAGGAGTGCAGAGTGGACACCACTCTCCAAGAACGCTTTGCTCTTCTCATGCACAGCCTCCACAGTGAGAGGGCAAAGGTGAGAAGAGATCCCATGCTGTTCAAAGATGACATTTTCTCCCTTGAGCCTAAG GAGGGCGAGATCAGGCCCAATTGCTCCGCTGAAATCATGGTGTTCTTTAAGCCCCAGGAAGCCCGGGTGTATGAGCAAGCAGTTTACTGCGACATCTCAG GCCGTGAGAACAGGCTGCCCCTGCACATCACAGGGGAAGGCTTCGGGCCCCGGCTCCGCTTCAACTTTAAGGAACTGGACATTGGGGAGATTTTTGTCACAGGAACCTACAGCTATGAG gcaatCCTGTTAAACAGAGGGCCCATTGAGGCTCCCTTCAGCCTCATCCCTCCAACCACAGCCATGGGCTCCTGCTTCAccttcctgccccaggagggcACCGTGGCCCCGGGCAGGCCTGAGGCCATCAGGATCTCCTTCTGTGCCACCATCCTGGGGGACTTTGAGGAACAGTTCCAGTTCAGTGTGGCTGGATCTCCCACGCCTGCCATCCTGACCATCAA GGGCTCTGTGAAAGCACCGACTTTCCATTTTGATGTGCCCGCCCTCCACTTCGGTGACGTCCCCTTTGGTGAGTGTGCCCTGGGCTCGCCCCAGAGGGTGAAAG GTTTTCCTCGCACCTTGAAGTGTTGCCTGTTTAACACCTCCCTGGTGTCCGTGGCCGTCACCCTCCGCATtcctggggatggctctggAGAGCCCAGCGTTTGCAGCGCTGACCAGAAACTCAAACTCAGTAGCCAGGCTTGGAGGAAGGAAGCTGATGGTCTGATGAAGCCAAGGGAATTTACCATAAGTCCCTGCAGAGGGACCCTCCGTGGGCTGGGATCCCAGGATATCCAA gtgacCCTGTGTTCCAACACCGTCAGAAACTACaacctgcagctggtgctggacGTGGATGGTGTTGGCAAGGAGGTGTTGGCACTGACCCTCACAGCCAG ATGCAAGGTTCCTCCCCTGCGAGTGCTCAGCCCCGTGGTGAcgttccagcactgctgcctaCAGGTGCCCTACGAGGAGAGGCTGACCCTTGTGAATGACAGCAACTTCCCTGGCTGCTACTGTGTTCTCCCTCAG GAACACAAGGAGGAGGCTGCTGCATGGtactccagctctgtgccagctgggaTTATCGAGGCTCACAGCTCAGTGGAGATCCCAATTACACTCAAGGCCCAGTTGGTGGGAGAGTGCAACGTCACTGCTGAGCTCGCCGTGTTTGGGAGAGAAGGATCCCCACTG GCAGGGATGCTCTTCACCCCTCCATAG